TCTTGAGGTCCGGAACCCCCAGGGCCCTGGCCGTTCGCATCCTCCTCGAGGTGGAGCGGGGCGGCAGGGCCCAATTGCTTCTGGACCGAGCTCTGGACCGTCTGTCCTGGCCCGAGCGGGATAAAGCCTATGCCACCCACCTGGTGTATGGGGCCCTGCGCCGCTTGAGGTATTTGGACTTTCTCTTGGAGCCCCACCTCAGAAAGCCGGATAGGCTTCCTCCCCAGGTGCGCTGGATCCTGCGCCTGGGGACCTGGGAGTGGCTTTTGGGCAAAGCGGACCATGCCCGGGTGAGCCCCTGGGTGGAGGAGGCCAAGAGGGTTTTTCCCCCCCTGGCCGGCTTGGTCAACGCCGTGCTCCGTCGTTTGAGCCTGCGGGAGGCCCCGGAGTGCGTGCGCCTCAGCCTGCCCGACTGGCTTTGCCAAGCCTGGCAAGGATTCTTCGGCCAGGTGGCCTTCGCCGAGGGTTTCAACGAACCCGCTCCCCTCTTCGTCACCGCTTACCGCTCCGTGGAGGGGTTGAAGCCGGGACCCATCCCCGATAGCTACCTCTGGGAGGAGGGAAAAACCGACTTTTCCGCTTTAGGCCTCCAGCCCCAAAACCCCGCTTCCCTCTTTGCCGCCCAGCTTCTAAACCCTGCCCCCGGGGAAAAGGTGCTGGACCTGTGCGGGGGTGCAGGGCTTAAGGCCTTTTACTTGGCCGCCAAGGGGGCGGAGGTGGTGTCTTACGACCTGAACCCCAGGCGCCAGGAGGCGGGGAAGAGGACGGCGAGGAAGCTGGGCCTAAGGGTGGCCTACCGCACCCAGGACCTGATGGAACCCCTTCCCGAGAAGGCCAAAAGAGTTCTTCTGGACGCTCCTTGCACCGGAACCGGCACTTTCCGAAGCCATCCCGAGCTGCGCTACCGCCTGGCTCCAGAAGACCCGAAGCGCATGGCGGAGTTGCAGCTTAAGCTCCTGGAGACCGCCGCCCGGGCCACGGAGGAAGGGGGAGTGCTGGTCTATAGCGTCTGCACCCTGACGGAGGAGGAAGGAGAGGGGGTGGCCCGGGCCTTTCTTGCCCGGCACCCGGAGTTTGAGCCGGAGCCCATAGCCTGCCCCTTTCCCGTGCTTCGATCGGGCCTGGGTGTCTATGTGGCCCCGGAGGGAGGCCTGGATGGGTTTTATTACCTGCGCCTGCGGAAGGTAAACTCTAGAACATGAAGCTGGCGTTTGTGGGCCTGGGCAAGATGGGGAAAAGCATCCTGAAGGGAGCCTTGGACCGGGGTTTCCTCAGGCCCGAGGAGGTGGGAGTGGTGGGCCGCACCCCGGAGCGCACCCGGGAGCTGGCCGAGGCCTTTGGCCTTCGTCCTTTGGCGCTTAAGGAACTCGCCCAGGCGGAGCGGGTGCTTTTGGCCGTCCAGCCCCGGGATTTTCCCCATCTGGCCCCGGAGATCGCCCACCCTGGGGTGGGATACATCTCCATCATGGCCGGGGTATCCACGGCGGTGCTTTCCCGCAGGCTGGACACCCGGCGGGTGGTGCGGGCCATGCCCAACCTGGCGGCGGTGATCGGTGAGAGTTCCACCGCCCTTACCGCCTTAAGGGAGGCCCGGGAGGCAGGGGACCTGGACTTTGCCCGGTCCCTTTTTGCCACCGTGGGGGATGTGTACGAGATCCCCGAGCACCTCTTCGATCCTTTTACCGCCATGTCCGCCTCTGCCCCCGCCTATTTGGCGGTGGTGGCGGAGGCTTTGGCCGACGCTGGAGTGAAGATGGGTATGCCCCGGGCCCTGGCCCTGCGCCTGGCGGCGGAGGCCTTGGCGGCCACAGGGGAGCTCTTGAAAAGCCGCCATCCCGCCCAGCTCAAAGATGAGGTGGCGAGCCCCGGGGGGACCACCATTTACGGCCTCCATGCCCTCGAGGCCCGCTCCTTGAGAGCTGCCTTCTACGAGGCGGTGGAGGCCGCCACCCGGCGCGGGCACGAGCTGGGAGAGGCGGAGTAAGGGTATGGGAAGCGCTAAGGGCGGGGGGCTTTGGCGGTTCCTCTGGGCGGTGCCGGTTTTCCTTTCCCTGGCCCTGGGCCAGGTCTTTCCTCAGGGAGGGGGACGGTACCTGTACTCCGATGGCACCCAGCAGGAGCTCCTCCCCACCCAGGAGGGGTATCGCCTCCGCTACTGGAAGGAGGGGCGCGTGTTCCGGGAGGACCGGCTCAAAGGGGGAACCGAGGGGCTTTTTCTCCTGGGGGTGGGTCTGCCTGAAGGGTACTTTCCCTTTTCGCCCCCCCTTATGCTCTACCCCTCGAGGCTGGACCTGGGGCTTTCCTGGGGGGGAAGCGCCCGGTTTCGCGGGCAACGGGTGGCCCTTTTCGCCCGGGTGGAGGGAATCGAAGGGGTAAGGGTGAAGGCCGGGGCCTTCAACGCCTACCGGGTGCGGGTGGCCTACACCACGGAGAAAGGGGGTACGGACCTCAAGGAGATCTTCCTGGTTCCGGGCCTCGGGGTGGTGGCCTACCGCACCGGGGAGGCCTGGGTGGAGCTTTTAAGGTTCCCAGAGGCCCTTATGCCCAGGCAGGGGCCCTAAGCCTTGGCCTTGAGGTAGTAGCGCAGGATTTCCCGGTACATGCGCAGGCGGTGGAGAAATCCCGGTAGAAGTCCCCGCTTTTCCTCCTTCATCACCTGGCTCACCCCAGGAAGGGGCAGGTAGAGGACCCGCCAGCCCGCTTTTTTAGCGTGCCGGGTGAGGAGGAGCTCCAGGTCGTAGCGGGCGTTCTCGAGGCCCGGCACCCCTCGCAAATCCTCCGTCTTCAGGGCCCGCTGTCCGGAGAGAAAGGGGGTAAGGCGCATGGCGAGATCCGTGGAAAGCCTTCCCCCTTGGAAGACGCCCACCGTCATCTCCGCCCTCCCCTCTGCCACGGGGGCCAGCAGGGACTCCAAATGGTGCGGGGCAAGACCCAGAAGATCCGCGTCCAGGAGGAGGACCAAGGGGGTGTTTACCCGTTTGAGCCCTTCGGCGATGGCCCCGCCCTTACCCCGGTTGTGGGGCAGGCGCACCACCTGGGCTCCAGCCCTGGCGGCCTCCTGGGCGGTGCGGTCCTTTGAGCCGTCGTCGGCCACCACCACGGGGAAACCTGCCTCTTTGGCCACCTGCACCACCCCTGCGATGGTGGCCTCCTCGTTGTAGGCAGGGATGAGGACCGTGGCCTCCATCTAGCCCCCGAGAAGCCTCCTTAGGTCCTGGAAGGTGACCAGGATGACCAGGAGGATGAGGAAGACGAAGCCCAGGTAGTGGACCATGGCCTCCTGCTCGGGGCGAATGCGGAGGAAACGGGAGAGGAAGAGGAGGAGAATACGCCCGCCATCCAGGGCAGGGATGGGCAAAAGGTTGAAAAGGGCCAGGGAGAGGTTGATGGCCACGGTAAGCTCCAGGAGACGGAAAGGCCCCTCTTGGGCTGCCCGGCCCGTTTCCGCCACGATGCCCAAGGGGCCCACCACCCCGCTATCCGGGTTTCCGGCCAGCACCCCTAAAAGCCCTCCCACCAGGGCCTTCGCCATCTGGGGGCCGAAGGCCAAGGAGCGGCTCACCGCCAGGCTAAGGCCCTCGAGGAAACCTACCTTGCGGAAGGCTACCTCGGGCTGGTACACCACCCCAAGCCGCTCCATGCCTTCCTGCCAGGTGAGGGAGAGGGTGAGCTCCTGTCCTTGGCGGCGCACGGTGAGGGTGTGGTTGCCTGGAGTCTTCACCCGTTCAATCCCCTGGGCTTGGGCGAGGGGTGTCCCGTCCACGGCCACCAGGATGTCGCCGGCCCGTAGCCCCGCTCTTTCCGCCACGCTCCCCGGCAGGACCTCCAGGATCACCGCCCTTCCCGTGGCCTCCGGCACCCCTTGGGCGCTGAAGAGGTAGGCGAGGAGTCCCCAGGCCAGGAGGACGTTCATGACGACCCCGGCCACCAGGACCAAAAGCTTTCCCAGGAAGGGAAGGGCATCGTATCCCCGGCCCCGCTCCTCGGGGAGGAGGCCTTCGATGTCCGCGTACCCCCCCAGGGGAATGGCAGAAAGCCGCCACTCCGTTCCCCAGGCCTGCCGCCTTAGAAGGATCGGGCCGAAGCCCAGGCTGAAGGCCTTGACCCGCACCCCTTGGGCCCGTGCCGCCAGGTAGTGTCCCAGCTCGTGCACGAAGATGCTCACGCCGATGATGATCAAAAACCAGAACAGGCTCATGCCCACCTCTTGGCCTCTTCCCGGGCCCAGGCATCCACGGCGAAGAGGTTCTCCCATGTTAGGGGAAGGGAAGGGGTGTTTTCCAGGACCCGGGCCAGGATCTTTGGGATCTCGGTAAATGGAATCTTTCCGGAAAGAAAGGCCTCCACCGCCACCTCGTCGGCGGCGGAAACCGCTACCTGGGCCACCCCGCCCCGCCTTCCCGCCTCGTAGGCCACCGCCAGGGCGGGGAAGCGGTTGAGGTCCGGCTCGAAGAACTCCAGCACCCCAGGGAAGGGGAGGTTCTGCAAAGGGGTTTCCGCCCTTTCGGGGTAGGTGAGGGCGTACTGGATGGGAAGGCGCATGTCCGTGGGGCCAAGTTGGGCCTTGAGGCTACCGTCCACGAAGCGGACCAGGCCGTGGACATAGGCCTGGGGGTGAACCAGGACCTTGATCTTCTCCAGGGGAAAGCGAAAAAGCTCCTTGGCCTCGAGGACCTCGAGGCCCTTGTTGAAGAGGGTGGCCGAGTCTATCGTCACCTTAGGGCCCATGCGCCAGCGGGGATGGTTTAAGGCCATGGCTGGGGTGACCTGGGAGAGGTCCTCGGGCTCCCGCAGGAAGGGTCCTCCGCTTGCCGTGAGGATGAGCTCGGCCACATCTTCCCGCCTCTCCCCTAAAAGGGCCTGGAAAAGCGCCGAGTGCTCGGAGTCCACGGGGAGGATCTCGGCCCCCTGGGCTTCCACCTCCTGCCAGAGGAGGGGCCCCGCCGCCACCATGGCCTCCTTGTTGGCCAGGGCCAGGCGCTTTCCTGTTCTGGCCGCGGCCCAGGTAGGGGCAAGCCCTGCGAGGCCCGGAATGGCGGCCACGGCCACCTCCGCCTCCAGGGACGCTACCTCTTCCGGAGTGCCAAGCCTTAGCCCGGGGAAGCGAGCCTTTAGCTCCCTGTGGAGGCTTTCGTGGGCGGCCACCAGAAGGGGCCTCCACTCCTGGATCTGGCGGGAGAGCTCCTCCAGGTTTTGCCCGGCGGCAAGCCCCACCACCTGGTAGCCCCGCCAGCGGCACACCTCGAGGGCCTGCCGCCCTATGGAACCCGTGGAGCCCAGGATCACCACCCGTTTCATGTGAAGAGCACCACCAAAAAGTAGGTGAGGGGAAAGGTGAAGAGAAGGCTATCGATCCTATCCAGAAGGCCTCCGTGCCCGGGAAGGAAGTGCCCCGAGTCCTTCACCCCACAGTACCGCTTCAACATGGACTCTACCAGGTCCCCAAGCTGGGCGGCCAGGGAAAGGAGGAGGCTGAAAAGCCAAAGTTCCAATAGGCCGAAGGGGAAGACCTCCCGCACCAGCCCGGTGTAGAGGGCCAGGGCCAGGAAGCTTACCGCAATCCCCCCCAGAGAGCCTTCCACCGTCTTACCGGGGGAGATTTCCGGGGCCAGCTTTTGCCGGCCCAGGGTCCGGCCCACGAAGTAGGCACCGATGTCGGTGGCGAAGCTGGCCACCAGGGGCAGGGAAAGGGTCCAAAGGCCCAGGGTGCTGTCCGGGATCTCCCGCAGGAGGAGAACATACCCTAGACTCCAGGGCAGGTACAAAAAGGCCATGAGGGTGAAGGCGAAACGGGTAAGGTCGGCTCCCTTGAGCAGCTCATGGCTGAAGCTGCCCAGCAGGAAAAGCCCCAGGGCCACCTCCCGCCAGGGCACCTGGGGGAAGTGCCAGTAGAGCTGGGGCAAGGAGAAGAGGAAGAGGAGTACCCCTCCGCCCACCAGGAAGGGCAGGTTCAAGCGGATGCCCCTCTTGGCCAGCATGTCCCTAAGCTCTAAGCTCCCCAGCCACAGGACGAAAACCAGGGTGGGCAGGATTAGGGCGACTCCCCCCCAGAGCACCCATAGGAGCAAAAGAACCCCTACCAGGGCGGAGAGGACCCGGGTGGGCAGGTCGTCCCTGCCCTCCATCACCCCTCCTTCCCCGTGGGCCCCTGGGTAAGGGGCCCATGAGATTTGGGCAAACCGTCCACAGCAGACAAAAGGTGGGTCCTAAGGGGCTTCCTAGCCTAGGATTTCCTGCTCCTTCTTCTCCAAGAGTTCGTCAGCCTTGGCGATGAACTCGTCGGTAATCTTCTGGATTTCGGCCTCCGCCCGCTTGGTATCGTCCTCCGAGAGGTGAAGTTCCTTGGAGAGTTTCTTGAGTTTTTCCAAGGCCTCGCGCCGGACGTTGCGGATGGCAATCCGGCCTTCCTCGGCATAGTGGCGGGCGGTTTTCACCAGCTCCTTGCGCCGTTCCTCGGTGAGGGGGGGTATGTTGATGTACAGGGCGTCCCCCTTGTTGGTGGGGTTTAGGCCCAGGTCCGAGTCGCGGATGGCCTTTTCTATGGCCTTTAGGGCGTTTTGGTCCCAGGACTGCACCACCAGGGTCTTGGCGTCGGGGGCGGTTACGGTGGCGATCTGGTTCAGGGGCACATGGGTGCCGTAGTACTCCACCTTGAGGTGGAGGAGAAGGGCGGGGTTGGCCCGCCCGGTACGAAGGCCCGCCAGGTTGTGCTCCAGGGCCTCGAGGCTCTTTTGCATATGCGCCCTTGTTTCCGCGTAAAGCTCCTTCAGGCTCATGGCACCTCCTTCAGGCGTGGATCAGGGTACCCACCTTTTCCCCCTGGATAATACCCACCAAGGCGCCGGGTTTGAAGATATCAAAGACCACGATGGGAAGCCCCGCTTCCATGCACAGGGTGATGGCGGTGGTGTCCATGACCTGCAGGCCCCGGTTCAAGACCTCCAGGTAGGTGAGCTCGTCAAAGCGCACCGCGTTGGGATTCTTCCGGGGGTCATCGGAATAAACCCCGTCCACCTTGTTCTTGGCCATGAGAACCACCTCGGCCCCCACCTCCAGGGCCCTTAGGGCGGCGGCGGTATCCGTGGAGAAGAAGGGGTTGCCCGTTCCTCCGCCGAAGATGACGATGCGTTCCTTCTCCAGGTGGCGCAGGGCCCGCCTGCGGATGTAGGGTTCGGCCACCTGGGTGATGGTGAGGGCGGTCTGGACCCGGGTGGGGATCCCCAGGGACTCCAGGGCGTCTTGCAGGGCTAAGGCGTTCATGATGGTGGCCAGCATGCCGATATAGTCGGCGGTGGCCCGGTCCATACCCACGCCCTGCCTTGCCCCCCGCCAGAGGTTCCCTGCTCCAATCACGATGGCCAGCTGTACCCCCGTTTCGTAGGCGGCTTTGATTTCCCTGGCTAGGGCTCTGGTGGCTTCGGGTTCGATACCGAAGCCATTTGCGGTCAGAAACTCGCCGGACAGTTTAAGGAGAACCCTTTTGTACTTCATGGCCTATCTGGTCCCACAACCAGATTTAACAAAACCGGGGGCCCTTTGGGTAAGGGCCCCGGTTTCCCCCATGGCCTATGCCCCCAGCTCAAAGCGGCAGAAGCGCCGTACCACGATGTTCTCCCCGGTTTTGGCGATGGCCTCCTGGATGAGTTCCTTCACCCGGATCTTGTCGTCCTTGACGAAGGGCTGTTCCAGAAGGGCTACCTCCTCCAGGTACTTTTTCAGGCGCCCCTCGGCGATCCTCTCCGCGATCTGGGCGGGTTTACCCTCGTTAAGGGCAGCTTGGATGTAGATCTGTCGCTCCCGCTCCAGCTCCTCGGCGGGGACCTCCTCGGCGGAGATATAACGGGGGTTCATCATGGCGATGTGCATGGCCAGATCCCGGGCCAGGTTCTGGAAGATCTCGTTCCGGGCTACGAAGTCGGTTTCGCAGTTAAGCTCCACCAGGACCCCTATCCGCTGGTTGTGGTGGATGTAGTGGCCGATGATTCCTTCCCGAGCCTCTCGCTCCGCCTTCTTGGCCGCCTTCATGGCCCCCCGCTCCCGGAGGAGCTGGACAGCCCTCTCCTCGTTCCAGCCGGCGTCCTCGAGGGCCTTCTTCACCTCCATCATGCCGGCCCCCGTGGCCTCGCGCAGCTTCTTGATGAGTTCGAGCTGGCTCATGCTTCCACCTCGTCCTCGCCGAAGTCGGGTTCCTCCTGGACCCGGGCTTCCGCCTTTTCGGCCTCCTCCACCAGGGCGTAGGAGGGGGAGGGTTCCACCACCCCGCCCCGGGCCTGGATGATAAGGTCCACGGCCCGGGAGACGATGAGCTGGATGGAGCGGATGGCGTCGTCGTTGCCAGGGATGATGTAGTCCACCAGCTCGGGATCGGAGTCGGTGTCCGCCAGGGCCACCACGGGGATGAAGAGCTTACGGGCCTCCCGCACGGCGATGGCTTCCTTGGTGGGGTCCACCACGAAAACGGCGTCAGGAAGGCGCTTCAGACGGCGGAAGCCCGAAAGGTACTTGTGGAGCCGGTCCAGCTCGTGCTTCAAGCGCACCTGCTCCTTCTTGGGCCGGTCCTGGATCTCCGGGGAGGCAAAGAGGTTCTCCAGCTCCTCTAGGCGGTTTACCCGCTGGGAAATGGTCTTGAAGTTGGTGAGCATCCCACCCAGCCAGCGCTGGTTCACATAGGGCATCCCGGCCCGCTCCGCTTCCATGCGGATGATGTCCTGGGCCTGCTTCTTGGTGCCCACGAAGAGGATGGTGCCTCCCCGCATGGCCAGGTCCTCGAGGAAGCGGAAGGTGCGCTCCAGCTCCACCATGGTCTTCTGCAGGTCGATGATGTGGATGCCGTTGCGCTCCGCGTAGATATAGCGGCTGAACTTGGGGTTCCAGCGCTTGCGCTCGTGGCCGAAGTGAACCCCTGCCTCAAGAAGCTCCTTGATGGTGATGTTTACAGGCATATTCCTCCCATTCGGGGAAGGTTGGGCTTGGCGTTTCCTGTGTGCCGTCCTCGTTCCCGCAGGACCTTCCCCTGCCTACGGGCTGGCCCGGCACACCTTCCCGATTATAGGGGGAAAAGGGGCTTTGCGTAACCCCCCCTTTTGGGCTATACTCCCCTAGGCTTGGGGCGGTAGCTCAGAGGGAGAGCACCCGCCTTGCAAGCGGGAGGTCAGGGGTTCAAATCCCCTCCGCTCCACCAAGTCT
This sequence is a window from Thermus antranikianii DSM 12462. Protein-coding genes within it:
- the frr gene encoding ribosome recycling factor, translating into MSLKELYAETRAHMQKSLEALEHNLAGLRTGRANPALLLHLKVEYYGTHVPLNQIATVTAPDAKTLVVQSWDQNALKAIEKAIRDSDLGLNPTNKGDALYINIPPLTEERRKELVKTARHYAEEGRIAIRNVRREALEKLKKLSKELHLSEDDTKRAEAEIQKITDEFIAKADELLEKKEQEILG
- the rpsB gene encoding 30S ribosomal protein S2, which codes for MPVNITIKELLEAGVHFGHERKRWNPKFSRYIYAERNGIHIIDLQKTMVELERTFRFLEDLAMRGGTILFVGTKKQAQDIIRMEAERAGMPYVNQRWLGGMLTNFKTISQRVNRLEELENLFASPEIQDRPKKEQVRLKHELDRLHKYLSGFRRLKRLPDAVFVVDPTKEAIAVREARKLFIPVVALADTDSDPELVDYIIPGNDDAIRSIQLIVSRAVDLIIQARGGVVEPSPSYALVEEAEKAEARVQEEPDFGEDEVEA
- a CDS encoding phosphatidate cytidylyltransferase, with product MEGRDDLPTRVLSALVGVLLLLWVLWGGVALILPTLVFVLWLGSLELRDMLAKRGIRLNLPFLVGGGVLLFLFSLPQLYWHFPQVPWREVALGLFLLGSFSHELLKGADLTRFAFTLMAFLYLPWSLGYVLLLREIPDSTLGLWTLSLPLVASFATDIGAYFVGRTLGRQKLAPEISPGKTVEGSLGGIAVSFLALALYTGLVREVFPFGLLELWLFSLLLSLAAQLGDLVESMLKRYCGVKDSGHFLPGHGGLLDRIDSLLFTFPLTYFLVVLFT
- the tsf gene encoding translation elongation factor Ts; amino-acid sequence: MSQLELIKKLREATGAGMMEVKKALEDAGWNEERAVQLLRERGAMKAAKKAEREAREGIIGHYIHHNQRIGVLVELNCETDFVARNEIFQNLARDLAMHIAMMNPRYISAEEVPAEELERERQIYIQAALNEGKPAQIAERIAEGRLKKYLEEVALLEQPFVKDDKIRVKELIQEAIAKTGENIVVRRFCRFELGA
- a CDS encoding RsmB/NOP family class I SAM-dependent RNA methyltransferase, whose amino-acid sequence is MRSGTPRALAVRILLEVERGGRAQLLLDRALDRLSWPERDKAYATHLVYGALRRLRYLDFLLEPHLRKPDRLPPQVRWILRLGTWEWLLGKADHARVSPWVEEAKRVFPPLAGLVNAVLRRLSLREAPECVRLSLPDWLCQAWQGFFGQVAFAEGFNEPAPLFVTAYRSVEGLKPGPIPDSYLWEEGKTDFSALGLQPQNPASLFAAQLLNPAPGEKVLDLCGGAGLKAFYLAAKGAEVVSYDLNPRRQEAGKRTARKLGLRVAYRTQDLMEPLPEKAKRVLLDAPCTGTGTFRSHPELRYRLAPEDPKRMAELQLKLLETAARATEEGGVLVYSVCTLTEEEGEGVARAFLARHPEFEPEPIACPFPVLRSGLGVYVAPEGGLDGFYYLRLRKVNSRT
- the proC gene encoding pyrroline-5-carboxylate reductase — encoded protein: MKLAFVGLGKMGKSILKGALDRGFLRPEEVGVVGRTPERTRELAEAFGLRPLALKELAQAERVLLAVQPRDFPHLAPEIAHPGVGYISIMAGVSTAVLSRRLDTRRVVRAMPNLAAVIGESSTALTALREAREAGDLDFARSLFATVGDVYEIPEHLFDPFTAMSASAPAYLAVVAEALADAGVKMGMPRALALRLAAEALAATGELLKSRHPAQLKDEVASPGGTTIYGLHALEARSLRAAFYEAVEAATRRGHELGEAE
- the dxr gene encoding 1-deoxy-D-xylulose-5-phosphate reductoisomerase, with the protein product MKRVVILGSTGSIGRQALEVCRWRGYQVVGLAAGQNLEELSRQIQEWRPLLVAAHESLHRELKARFPGLRLGTPEEVASLEAEVAVAAIPGLAGLAPTWAAARTGKRLALANKEAMVAAGPLLWQEVEAQGAEILPVDSEHSALFQALLGERREDVAELILTASGGPFLREPEDLSQVTPAMALNHPRWRMGPKVTIDSATLFNKGLEVLEAKELFRFPLEKIKVLVHPQAYVHGLVRFVDGSLKAQLGPTDMRLPIQYALTYPERAETPLQNLPFPGVLEFFEPDLNRFPALAVAYEAGRRGGVAQVAVSAADEVAVEAFLSGKIPFTEIPKILARVLENTPSLPLTWENLFAVDAWAREEAKRWA
- a CDS encoding glycosyltransferase family 2 protein, whose product is MEATVLIPAYNEEATIAGVVQVAKEAGFPVVVADDGSKDRTAQEAARAGAQVVRLPHNRGKGGAIAEGLKRVNTPLVLLLDADLLGLAPHHLESLLAPVAEGRAEMTVGVFQGGRLSTDLAMRLTPFLSGQRALKTEDLRGVPGLENARYDLELLLTRHAKKAGWRVLYLPLPGVSQVMKEEKRGLLPGFLHRLRMYREILRYYLKAKA
- a CDS encoding M50 family metallopeptidase, encoding MSLFWFLIIIGVSIFVHELGHYLAARAQGVRVKAFSLGFGPILLRRQAWGTEWRLSAIPLGGYADIEGLLPEERGRGYDALPFLGKLLVLVAGVVMNVLLAWGLLAYLFSAQGVPEATGRAVILEVLPGSVAERAGLRAGDILVAVDGTPLAQAQGIERVKTPGNHTLTVRRQGQELTLSLTWQEGMERLGVVYQPEVAFRKVGFLEGLSLAVSRSLAFGPQMAKALVGGLLGVLAGNPDSGVVGPLGIVAETGRAAQEGPFRLLELTVAINLSLALFNLLPIPALDGGRILLLFLSRFLRIRPEQEAMVHYLGFVFLILLVILVTFQDLRRLLGG
- the pyrH gene encoding UMP kinase; translation: MKYKRVLLKLSGEFLTANGFGIEPEATRALAREIKAAYETGVQLAIVIGAGNLWRGARQGVGMDRATADYIGMLATIMNALALQDALESLGIPTRVQTALTITQVAEPYIRRRALRHLEKERIVIFGGGTGNPFFSTDTAAALRALEVGAEVVLMAKNKVDGVYSDDPRKNPNAVRFDELTYLEVLNRGLQVMDTTAITLCMEAGLPIVVFDIFKPGALVGIIQGEKVGTLIHA